Proteins from a single region of Amblyomma americanum isolate KBUSLIRL-KWMA chromosome 10, ASM5285725v1, whole genome shotgun sequence:
- the LOC144106913 gene encoding uncharacterized protein LOC144106913: MPWLSTRHQTYGLEAFHSLLVHFAPKTYHYSYLGMRARTQLAVLHYNENSGRGQARTKDGTLRWCVRYPKAAGGDPTACPVKESPTHGYVKRLLDKVVAMAESMQPQERKTAPESRPPLSSSFPKAPKENLVEKRKSRFNRQ, translated from the exons ATGCCGTGGCTATCTACTAGACATCAAACCTATGGATTAGAGGCTTTTCATAGCCTTCTAGTGCATTTTGCACCAAAGACCTACCATTATTCGTATTTGGGAATGAGGGccag gacccaacttgctgtacttcactacaacgagaacagtggacgtggtcaggcacgcacaaaggatggcacacttcgatggtgtgtgcgttacccAAAGGCAGCAGGTGGTGACCCAACAGCTTGTCCAGTAAAGGAGTCACCTACTCATG gctacgtcaaacgcctccttgacaaggttgtggccatggctgagagcatgcagcctcaggagaggaaaactgctccagaatctcgtccaccactcagcagcagttttccaaaggccccaaaagagaacCTGGTCGAGAAAAGAAAGTCAAGGTTCAACAGACAATGA